The Vicinamibacterales bacterium genome contains a region encoding:
- a CDS encoding acyl-CoA dehydrogenase family protein: MSDAALAPIPALTQLSEDEQLFADSVSEFADREIRPLVREMDEHAKIAPGLLPKLFDLGIMGIEIPEEYGGAGATLFHSVLAVETLSSVDPSIGVLVDVQNTLVVNAFTRWASADLKRTYLPRLAADTVGAFCLSEAGSGSDAFALTTRAVESGEGFRLTGRKLWITNGNEADIFIVFATVNPEAGYKGITAFVIDRGAPGFTVGRKEDKLGIRASSTCELSFEDCVVPTTHVLGDIGKGYKVAIETLNEGRVGIGAQMLGLAQGALDHTVRYVKERSQFGKAIGEFQAVQFQIARMAADVETARLLTYNAARLRDQGKPFLYEAAICKLVTSEVAERVTSMAINLFGGNGFVKDYPVEKLYRDAKIGQIYEGTSNMQLATIAKACLA, from the coding sequence GTGTCCGATGCTGCCCTCGCCCCGATCCCGGCCCTGACCCAGCTGTCAGAGGACGAACAGCTCTTCGCCGACAGCGTGTCGGAGTTCGCCGACCGTGAAATCCGTCCACTCGTCCGTGAGATGGACGAGCACGCCAAAATCGCCCCGGGCCTCCTGCCGAAGCTCTTCGATCTGGGCATCATGGGCATCGAGATCCCGGAGGAGTACGGCGGCGCGGGCGCGACGCTCTTCCACTCCGTCCTCGCGGTCGAGACCCTGTCGAGTGTCGACCCCTCGATCGGCGTGCTCGTGGACGTCCAGAACACCCTCGTCGTCAACGCGTTCACCCGCTGGGCCAGCGCGGACCTCAAGCGCACCTACCTGCCGCGGCTGGCGGCGGACACCGTCGGCGCCTTCTGCCTCTCCGAAGCGGGGTCGGGCTCCGACGCCTTCGCGCTCACGACCCGCGCAGTCGAGTCCGGTGAGGGCTTCCGCCTCACGGGCCGCAAACTCTGGATCACCAACGGGAACGAGGCCGACATCTTCATCGTCTTCGCCACCGTGAATCCAGAGGCCGGCTACAAGGGCATCACGGCCTTCGTGATCGATCGCGGCGCGCCTGGGTTCACCGTGGGGCGCAAGGAGGACAAGCTCGGCATCCGCGCCAGCAGTACGTGCGAGCTGTCCTTCGAGGACTGCGTCGTGCCGACAACGCACGTGCTCGGCGACATCGGCAAGGGTTACAAGGTGGCGATCGAGACCCTGAACGAGGGCCGGGTCGGCATCGGGGCCCAGATGCTGGGCCTGGCGCAGGGCGCCCTGGATCACACGGTGCGGTACGTGAAGGAGCGATCGCAGTTCGGCAAGGCCATCGGCGAGTTCCAGGCCGTGCAGTTCCAGATCGCGCGGATGGCCGCCGACGTCGAGACCGCGCGCCTGCTGACCTACAACGCGGCCAGGCTGCGCGATCAGGGCAAGCCATTCCTCTACGAGGCCGCGATCTGCAAGCTCGTCACGTCCGAGGTCGCGGAGCGGGTGACGTCCATGGCCATCAACCTCTTCGGCGGCAATGGCTTCGTGAAGGACTACCCGGTCGAGAAGCTGTACCGCGACGCCAAGATCGGCCAGATCTACGAAGGCACGTCGAACATGCAGCTGGCGACGATTGCCAAGGCCTGCCTCGCATAG
- a CDS encoding heavy-metal-associated domain-containing protein has protein sequence MSTTVTLPVLGMTCGGCENAVKRAVGAMTGVTAVGASHRDNAVTVTFDPASVAASDIEAKITTLGYRVEH, from the coding sequence ATGTCCACCACGGTGACCCTGCCGGTTCTCGGCATGACCTGCGGCGGCTGCGAGAACGCCGTCAAACGGGCCGTCGGCGCCATGACCGGCGTGACCGCCGTCGGGGCCTCGCACCGCGACAACGCGGTGACCGTCACGTTCGACCCGGCGTCGGTGGCCGCCTCCGACATCGAGGCCAAGATCACGACGCTCGGCTACCGCGTCGAGCACTGA
- a CDS encoding HIT domain-containing protein, with protein MHTGRTCFIILNLYPYNGGHVMVVPKRHVATLAALADDELVEMARLTRLTEMALDEVYRPQGMNIGVNLGRPAGAGIVDHVHVHLVPRWNGDTNFMPVVGQRARAAGGARDHGERLRPVLARLTGEGMTP; from the coding sequence GTGCACACGGGCCGGACGTGCTTCATCATCCTCAACCTGTATCCGTACAACGGCGGCCACGTGATGGTGGTGCCGAAGCGCCACGTGGCCACCCTGGCGGCCCTCGCGGACGACGAGCTCGTCGAGATGGCTCGCCTCACGCGGCTCACGGAGATGGCGCTCGACGAGGTGTACCGGCCGCAGGGCATGAACATCGGCGTGAACCTGGGCCGGCCGGCCGGCGCCGGCATCGTGGACCACGTGCACGTGCACCTCGTGCCGCGCTGGAATGGCGACACCAATTTCATGCCCGTGGTGGGCCAACGTGCGCGTGCTGCCGGAGGCGCTCGAGACCACGGCGAGCGCCTGCGCCCAGTGCTGGCCCGGCTGACGGGCGAAGGAATGACCCCGTGA